Part of the Vigna unguiculata cultivar IT97K-499-35 chromosome 3, ASM411807v1, whole genome shotgun sequence genome, CTTCAGAAACGAACAAAGCATTCCTATCTTATCCGATGAAGAAAATTAAAGTATctacaattgaaataaaataaatgtcatATGCAATATGCATTGCATTAATACATAAACAGTCTTTCTTTACTGTTGTTCTACTTTTCTTATCGTCCATTTGTCCCTACCCTCACTTATATTATGTCGACATTTGTCCAATTATCGAGTTTATATGTAAAGTATTATGTCCTTCCTTCTACTTCCCGTTTACTGTATGCGATGGAGTTTACTACTCTACCCTTCCATGGATTTGAATGTAGACATGGTGGTTGGGTTTGATGTCTTTTTACATTTTTCGCTTCTGCCATTGCACGATATCCGTAGCTAATTGAAGTGATGAATGATTTTTTTGATATGTTTATATGCAGACATGTTTAGTAAGAAGATgtgttttttaagtttttgaaagattttgaAGCTTTTCTGAAATTCTATGTTCAACCGTATGATTTTTCTATGTTATCCACTTCTGAAAAGCCTTTCAGAAGGTAAGATCTTTCGTTTGTAAATACTATATACTCTATGTTGTATTGATTTATTTCGATTATAAACCCTAAATACTTCACTTTGGTATCCGAGGATTGGCGATTTCTCGACTGTCGCTGGATCGGAACATGACTTGTGCCTTTCCCTGTCTTGAAGATATCGGACCTAAGAGTATTCTCATTGACAAGAGTTTCAAATTCACCGTCTAACTCCGGTAATAATCCGTTTTGTTTTagggcatatatatatatatatatatatatatatatatatatatatatatatatatatattacatttggGGTAAATATTGAAGAAGAAACAGtgcttttgaattatttttatagagTACAAGTAACATGATATGacatttctaataaatttttaataattttaatttttaaattatgaatagtTCAAGGTAGATTTGAACGGCTAATggaaacattttaatttttccttttttaatctAACTATTCTTCATTAGCTTAATTATTAGTTTAACATAACACTTGACACGGGGAATATACATAGATTGAAGTAGCAATAATAACAATTTCTAATTACATAAGAGAACCAATCGGGCCTAATAATTGCTCTAAGGAGAAGTAATTGATTAATATCATTCTGTCATGTGTACTGTTGTAGACCTTCCTATTCATGTGGTAatttcaatcatctttattaTGTTGTACTTCTCCTCTCTATCATTTTCCGAAACGTTTCACTTTGTTTTGGATGTTATAGTtgatcttatattttatattttgaatgacATTGTATATTATTGCATATTATATGTACAacgtaaaataatatatatatatatatatatatatatattggagaaaataataaaacttacaGAAAGCAAAATAAAAGCTATGGGACATATTTGAATTTAAGTGAATGTAagagatgaaaacaaaaaaattttccCGAAGTAAGCAAGTCCTACTTTAGCTTCTTTGCATGACTTGCAAGTGCCATGCATCCTACATGAGTTCCATTGGAATTTTGCTATTCTTTTTTTTGACTTGCGTACATTCTGCAATTGTGTTTTAGTGCCTCATCCTTCTACCATGATATCTGAAAAGGCtatctaaattgattttataggatatttatttttaccttgatattttttttatcaacaaagaataaacataattaaGGAAAACACTTAAAGGGTATATTCTAACTGTTATACAAAAGATGCATAACTTGTATAGTACATGCAAAAGGTTGGCATTATAGCCTCATTGTACACCAGATGTCTTAAATATTACCCTTATACAATTATGGATGATATAATCATCTAAATCATTCTTTATGTTTAATTGATTTATctagttatttatattaaaaaaatgttttcatccAAGTATATGTTTGGTCTCAATAATAATATGGTCTCAGTATTGTttagaaagtagtcaacaaaatagaaagggtaaaatAACTCAAAGTCGTTTCCTAACTAAcgcaaaattgatttataataaattagtacttataaaaattatacaaaatggttaatcaaataaaattgggAAAAAGATCAAATAAGactaaaacaataaagaaaaaatatattcattccACTACTTTCTCAAAATAGACctatcatcagttatctaaagattattgctcaattcattattattgtagatttgcaaattaaccaatgtaaagtctcaattaatttgttggcattctcacttttaaccaaagtacaatctcaattaaaatgaGAACTGTACCTGATCGATACTATTTCGGTGCGGAACCAGACAATCTCAAGAACCCTCTGTGTCGAACCTCCTCCTGCTCCTCCCTGGATCTCCCTACCTTCTcacatatcaactccttccttctATACTTCTcacatatcaactccttccttctGTACTTTTCACATATCACCTCCTTCTTTTTTGGGGTTTGATTGCATGATGCCCTTCTGTACCACATGTTCCACCTGCTACCCCTTGGGTCGGGGTGTACTCGGCCAAGAGGGCCGGGAAGTACACGGCCACTGCGCTTATTGGGTTGCCAGCGTTGCGCTGGATCCAAGCCCCCGCAGTTGGGCCATCGTGTGGGGACGCTCCTACCTGGGCCGGGATGATCCCGACCAGTTTCCCCTTGTTGGGCCGGGAAGTACCCGGCCATACACTAACACCAGCCCCCTAGGCTCGTAGTGAACAAAGTTCACAAGAGGCTATGATGTGTTGCCTTTGGAAATGGTGCCGAGGCGTCCCCAACCACTTGCGTTTATGAGACTTGCTTTAATTATGGGGAAAGAGAAAGTATTAACTTGGCTCGCCGTTCGAGGCTATCTTGTCATAATAATGATATGGTTTAGGTGGGGAGTTTTAAAGGAGATGTGCCGACAACCGTTGGATGGAGCGAGATCTCATGGTGATGATGGGGTTACTTTTGTGAGAGTGGTCCACTATAAATAGAGGTGGGGTCTTGATGTTGTGAGGCAAAGGATTCATTTAGAATGTGTGCCACCACCAGCCGAGCCTTTCCTGTCTGCGCCATCCCAGGTATGTCATCCTCCTCTGCTTATTATCTTTCCAGTAGGCATAGCGACTCTGAGGAGGAGGGGACCATGTCTGACTCCCCGTGTAGTGATAGTGTGCAGAGGGACGATGAGGACTCTGTGGGTGCCGAGGAGTTCTCGGCCCTGCGTCACCCGGGGTACGAGTGGGTAGATCCCCGGGTGAAACTCCCTCTGTCTAGGTTTAGTAAATCTGCCACCATAGTTGATTTTCGTAAGAAGTATGATATTCTAGCTGATACAGTAGACGATCGTATTATTAGTGTAGAGCGAGCCAGGAGTGGGGATAGTGTGTGTCACGGTCGAGAAGGTCATTCGCATGACTTTTTCTACATGTACTCTACCTTAGTTTCTGATTTGCATGTGCGTCTTCCCTTCGATGATTTTACAATGGGAGTGCTACAGGTGCTGAATGTAGCACCCACCCAACTGCATCCTAATAGTTGGGCGTCCCTTCAGGCGTTCCGACTGGTCTGTCGAGTGTTCCATTTGAGACCCTCCCCGTAGGTTTTCTTGCAGTACTACTATACGCGTCTGGGGGATCTGGTTAGTTGGTTGTCTCTAGTGGGTCAAAGCCACCAGTGTCTACTCGCGTCTTATACGCAATCTTTTAAAAGGTTTAAGATTGGTTTCTTTAAGGTAGTCATCCAGTCCGCTGGGGCTGGatatttttactttgaaaaTGGCGAGTCCAAATTCCCGTTCTACTGGACCAAACATCCCACCCCCTATCGAGTTTGGCCGAGAGCATCCCTTACCCAGGAGGATCTGTATGTGCTGTCTTATTTGGACCAATTGCCCAAGAAACTCTCCTCCAAGAAAATTATTGGTGTGTTTAGTTCCTATCGTCCGCACGATGACCTTTTCGGTATGTATGTTCGTCTGATTCCCTATAAAGATGCGTCTTGTATGTTTGGACTAATGCTTATTTCTTTTTTGCAGATATCATGGTTGTTGTTGGTCCTTCTGGCAAAGAAGTGTTTCTGGAGCTGAGGAGGAGAAGAGCAAAGGAGGTGAGAGTGCTAGTCGTGTTCCCGCGGAGATGACTTCCTAGAAGGGCGACGAAGAAGAAAAGTAAGCGTAGGGATTGTACCGCAAGGCCGAGTACTCCCCGGTCATCCTCTCCCAAGAAGTCTCGAGGCACTTCCTCTGTTGATGGCGTGACTGACGCTTTGTCTGCGATGTTTGATGCGCAACTCAAAATCAACAAAGGCACAGAGGTTTCCTTATCGTCGGAGGAGGCTGAGATTATTTCAGCCATGCGTCCTAAGACTGTGCTGTATGCGCTGAATGAATTTCATGCAAGGGCGATGGTGATGGGTCGCCATCTAAACATAGTGCTAAGCCAACTGCCAGAGACAAGCAAACTGGCTACTGAGATAGAGTTTACAGAGGGAATTGGCCGAGGCCAATAACAGGAGGCAAGAGGTTTCGCTTCAATTGGGAACTGTGAAAAATGAGCGATCTCAGCTGTTAGTAGAGCGTAATGTCTTGAAGACGCGCTGTAGGGATTTTGAGAAGAAAGATGAGGATTTCCAGGCGGCCTTGGAGCGATTAAAGTTGGTCGGATTTACCAGTTGGAGGGGTACGTGATGTCCCAGCATGAGGAAGGTTTCCACAAGGCCCTGCGCCAGGCCGCTCACTATTTTAACTTTGACGCGGGAGATGGGCGTTTTAATATTGATGAGGATGTGTACCAAGGTTCCGTCATGGCTGTGGAGGACATCCCTATTGCTGGGCAACAAAAACCTACTGCTTCCCCCGAGGATTGAtatgttattttgtattttctagTTTTTAGAAACTATTTGTCGAGCTTTGATTTTCTACTTGTTGGACATGTATTAACACACATTGTATGTTTGGATGTTATGCTTCGAActttcttttagatttttgtGTTTGCATCTGCTGCTTGTGCCTCTTTGTATGTCGCTAGCCATTTGTATTTGTAGGTGAAGGTGAGATGTGCTCGGCCACTTTTGGTCGTGATGTGGTAGGCCACCTTTGGCCGGGATGTACTCGGCCGCTCCTGGCCGGGATGTACTCGGCCACTTCTGGCCAGGATTGCGTTTTCTTTTAGGTCGTCTGCTCCTTAAGCTTTTGTATGGTTGTGTATTACCTTAGGTTTTTGCTTGTATGGGGGATTATCTAGGAcgatgaagcttcctttcccaTTGGTATAGGTATGGGGGGATCATCTAGTTCGATGAAGCTTCCTTTCTCATGACAGAGTGCGAAATTTTACCGTTTATTGTGCTTGATCGGGATATATGCATTTGTTGACAATAGATAAGATAATTATaggataataatgaaataatcatGCTTTATTTAGGACTATGAtgtctcgttaaaaccttcttgaccaaaaaccctccttagggaaaaaagatcaaggtaggaaagagtacatcatttATTGCGCAATCGAAATCACAAAAGAgtctgaaaaataaatgtttgacAAACTAACTGTAATAAAACTTGAGATGTGAGGCGTTCCAGGTGGCCGGGACAGGGGCACCAGATAGGTGCTCCAACCTGTATGCGTCGTTTCCCACAGCTTCGTTGATTCGGAATGGCCCTTCCCAATTGGGCGAGAACTTTCTTTCATGCTTCCGAGCGGCACTTGCCATACGCCATACTAGATCTCCCTGGTGAAAAGATCGGGGTTTGAATTTAGTATTATAGCGGTGCTGGGCCCTTAGTTTGGATGCCTCCTCCCGAATGCGCACTTGATCTCGGAGCTCCTGAACCAGGTCCAGGCTTGTGAGCATACTTTCTTCATTAAGATGCCTGTCGAACAGGCGGCACCGTAAAAAGGGCTCTCCAATCTCGACCGAGATCATTGCGTCTACTCCATATGCTAAGCAGTAGGGTGTCTATTGTATTGTTGACTGCGAGGTGTAGCGATATGCCCATAAGACTTCTAATAACTCGTCAGCCCACCTTCCTTTGGCATCTCCCAACCTCTTCTTAAGTTCTCGTAGTATGACCTTGTTTGCTGCTTCGGCTTGCCCATTTGTTTGTGGGTGCTCGACTGAGCTGGTTATAAGTTGTATATGGAGTCCCCTATAGAACTCAGCTAGCCCCTTGTCGATGAACTGTCTACCATTGTCTGTTATGATGATGCTTGGTATGCCAAACCTGCACACTATATTCTTCCAGACAAATTTCTGTACCTGCTGGGCCGTGATCAGGGCCAGTGGCTCCGCCTCAATCCACTTAGTGAAGTAGTCTATAGCTACCAACAAGAACTTTACCTGACCTTTCCCTGGGCTGAAGGGCCCTAGAATATCCATGCCCCACTTGGCGAAAGGCCAAGGGGAGGTAATATCGTGCAACTCCTATGACTTGAGATGTATCATGTTACCGTGTTGTTGGCACTAGGTGCACTTCCTTACGTACTTCTCGTAGTCTTCTTTGATAGTCGGCCAATAGTATCATGCTCGTAATACCCGAGCTGCCATGGTTCGGGATCCTGAATGTAAGCCACAAATCCTCGTGTGTAACTCTTCCATAATATACTGGGCTTGGCGGTTTGTGACGCATTTTAACAGAGGGTTGGAGAAGCCTCATTTGTACAATTCTTCACCAACCAAAGTGAATCGAGAAGCTTTCCTACGCATGATAGGGTCATCAATTCTGTCCGTGTCACCGTGTTGAATGAACTGTATAATAGGAGCCATCCACTCTTCCTCTTCTGGTGCGACTGTCTCAGTAGTATTGCATTCTACCAAAGTTATAGTAGGACGGTCGAGTGTGGCATGGATCACTGTATGATGTTGTCCCTTTACTTTGGTAGTTGCCAACTTCGAGAGCAAGTCGGCTCTGGAATTTTTGGCTCTATCAACATGCTTTACGCTTGCTGTTCTGAATCTGTTCAACACGCCCTGCACAACGTGATAATATCATAATAGGAGGGGGTCTTTTACCTGGAAAGTGTCGTCCAAGTGTCCTACGATCAATTGAGAATCAGTTCGACATGTCACCGTATCTGCTCCCATGTCTGCTGCAAGGGTCAACCCTGCTATTAATGCCTCATATTCTGCCTGATTGTTAGAGGGTTTAAAGCCAAAGCGCAAAGCTTGCTCGAGTAGTAAATCATTTGGTCCTTGCAAAACAATCCCAGCGCCCCCGCCTTTCGCGTTTGAGGAGCCATCCACCGATAGGATCCAACCTTCCTCGCGTACGTCAGGATCTCCTGTTAATTTATTGACAAAGTCTGCCAGGCATTGTCCCTTGATCGGCCCTCGAGCTTCACATCGAAGATGATACTCGGATAGTTATACGGACCACCCAACCATTCGGCCGGCGAGGTCGGGTCGCCTCAAGACTTTGAGTATTGGGTAGTCAGACTTGACTATTACCTCGTTCCCTTGAAAGTACAGTCGTAGTCGTTTGGTTGTTATCACAAGTGCTTGGATTACCTTTTCCACTGTTTGGTACAGTAATTCTGCATCGTGTAGGGCTTTGCTGATAAAGTATACGGATCGCTGGTCCCCCGCCTGATCTTGTATAATGGCCGCGCTAACAACATTGGTAAAGATGGGTAGATATACTAACAGGGGTTTCCCCTTGCTAGGCTTCTGTAGTACTGGGGGAGAAGACAAATATTCCTTCAATGCTTGGAAAGATTGCTCGCAAGTCTCATCCCATACGAATTTTTGGCTTTTTTCATGAGCCTCAGCATCGGCTGGATTCTTTCTACTAACTTAGGCATAAAACGTGACAACGCAGTTAGCCTCCCTACCAATCTCTGTATCTTCTTGATGTTGGCTGGACTCCTCATGTTAACAACTGCTTGGCACTTGTCGGGGTTGGCCTCTATTCCCCTGTGGGTTAATGTGAAACCTAGGAACTTTCCACCTGCAACcccaaaaacacatttttctgGATTCAGTCTCATGTCATACTTCCGTACGGTTGCCAAGACCTCGTCCAAATCTTCGATATGTTGCTCGAGTGAATCTGACATGACCACCATGTTGTCGACGTAGACCTCCATACACTTTTCGATGAGATGACGAAACACCTTGTCCATCAGCTGCTAGTATGTGGCTCCAACATTTTTTAGTCCAAAAGGCATGACTTCATAGTAAAAGTTAGCTTCTTTCGTGATGAACGCCGTTTTTTCTTTGTCAGTAGGATACATTGGTATCTGATTGTACCCAGAGTACGCGTCCAAAAAACTAAACACCCTGTGTCCAGCTGCACCGTCTACCAATCTATCGATGCTTGGGAAAGGGTACGTGTCTTTAGGACACGCCAAGCCTGCCGAAATTAACTTTTGTACCTCTGCTTTGGCTACCTCCCTTTTTTCTCCTCCCATATTCCTTCTCTTCTGTGCAACGAGCCGAGCTTCGCGAAAAATAGACAGTTTGTGACTGGCTACTCTTGGGTCAATGCCTGACATGTTGGTCGCACTCCAGGCAAACAAATCAACGTTCCTCTTAACACTTCTCGCATCTCGGGGGTCTTTACAACTGTCCTGTTGACATGGGTGTATCGATGCTCATCGAAATGGAATTCTTCTGTGCTTTTGATTGGTTCCACCCTCTCCTCGCTGCTGACCCGAGGATCCAGGTCTACTTTGCTTCCCCTTGGACCCTCTTAACATTATTCACTGCTCGTCTGGGAGGAGACTCGGGTCTTTCTCTCAAACTGTCCGCATAGCATCTGCGAGCAGTCGGTTGGTCTACATGCATCGTGATTATGTCTCCTGAGGCGGATggaaacttcatggccaagtgataTGTGGAGACTACTGCACCAAGCGTATTCAGCGAGGGTCTCCCtagcaaaatattataagaggtGTGAGCATCAACAATAAGGTATCGAATTTTTACCGTTTGTGTTATCATTCCTGTCCTGAACTTAGTGAACAAGTCAACGTAGCCTTTCGTATTCACTTGCTCCCCTGCGAAGCCCACGATCGGCTCTGAGTATTGCTGGATCTCCCCTTCTGGAATTTTCAGCTTTCTCTGAGTGCCCCAATATAGGATGTCCACCAAACTACCCAGGTCCACCAGGGTTTTCCTGACCGCGAAGTCCTCGATCTCTACTGATATCACCATTGGGTCGTCATGCTGGGGGTCGATCGCTTGGAAATCGTCGTCTCGGAACGTGATGGGTGGCATGTGTCGTCTGGGACATACTGTCACGACATTGACACTCTGAATCGCTCGCACATATTTCTTCCTTGCATACGTAATGGCCCCACCTCCTGCGAAGCCTCttgaaatgtaataaattacTCCTCTCAGTGGCCTTTCTCTCGTATCCCGctcatcatcttttttgggtTCGGCCCTTCTGCAGGTGCCCTCTCTTTCCCTCTCTCGGTACCCTGACGTCCTTCGTGGTTGCTCCTCGTAGCATTTTTCTCGTTCTTCCCTTGAAGAGAATCCCCCGCCTTCCCGTTTCACGAATCTTCTCAAATGTCCTGCCTGtatcagttcctcgattttgtCTTTCAAGGTAAAGCATTCCTTTGTTGTATGCCCATAATTTCGGTGATACCGACAATGTTTGGTGGTATCGGTGTTCGGGGGAGTCGGGGCCCTTCGAGGGACTGTTATTAGATCGGTGTTCAGTGCTTCCTCCAGAATTCTGGCTCTGTTGGACACAAGTGGCATGTACCTGCTGTATTTCGGCTGCCTAGAGTCTTTGAACCTGTGGTCGGATCGGGGTGCTAACGTTCGCTCTCTATCATGGTGCCTTTTCTCCTGTGCGTCTGGTCGAGTTGTATTGCGGAATTCTTTCAATTCCTCCATCTGCATGAATTTGGTGGCCCTGGTCCGAAGCTCATCTAGATTGTTCACGGGCTTCTTGCATAGACTATCAACGAAAGGGCCAGGCTTTAGTGCTGTGATGAGGTGGTGCATGGCGACCTCAGGATTTAAATTAGAGATATTCAAGGATATCTTCCCAAATCGTTCCATAAACTCCCGCAGAGACTCTCCTTTTACCTGTCGTATATTTACCAATGCCAGAGAAGTAAGGTGGTGTGGCTTACTAGTGGCAAACTGTATGTCGAAACGGGTGGCCAACGTATCGAAACAGTCGATAGAGTTGGGTGGTAATCGTGTGAACCAATTGAGTGCAGGCCCTTTTAGGGATGTTGGGAAAACACGACAGAGGATTGCGTCGTCCGAAGTATACAACCCTGCCTGGGTGGTGAAGACGTCCACGTGCTCCTCCGGATCTGTAGTGCCATCGTACTGGCTCATAGTCAACCCCTTCCAGCGCGTGGGAAGTTCCGCTTCCATGATCCTGCCCACGAAGGGGTGGCGTCTGGCTGCTCTAGGCCTTGCTTCTGTTTGGTTGGTGGTGGTTTGCGCTCGGGACTCGTCTCGTCCGGTACCATCCCCTCCCTCTTCATTGCTACAGGATTCCTCCCTGTGGGGGGGATTCTGCTCAATTTGCGCTCGCATCCGCTGGTTCTCCTCTCTTAGGGCGTTCAATTCTTCCTTGTTCTTGCGCCTTAATTCTTCCAACTAACGGTTCATCTCTCGTTGCATCTCTACTGCTACTGAATTATGATCGACTGCTGCTCTTGTTGACACCATCCTGCTTGAGAATTGTctggccccacggtgggcgccaattgtacCTGATCGGTACTATTTCGGTGCGGAACCAGACGATCTCAAGAACCCTCTGTGTCGAACCTCCTCCTACTCCTCCCTGGACTCCTCTTGGATCTCCCTACCGTCTGCACTCCGGGGGTGGGGGTACCTGCAAGCACTAGTGCAGAATGGGGTTTTTAActcgccttataggcttcggttactgcgggaccgaagcctataaggaggcggtagcatttttgaaatttttctcaGCATTCTGCCTCGGGTCCCAAACTAACTGAAGCATATAACCCATCTGTGTCACCCagatttacaaaactgccactgaCAGCGCACgctttggcctcgggtgacaAAAAAACGAGGCCTATAACAGAaatttggcctcgggtggcgaAGAACCGGGGCCTATACACTTCCATTTGGCTTGGGTGATTGACAACCGGTGCCAAAatgtctttttcttcttccccgcCGTAGTCTCCATTTCTCTAAACAActccatttctctcttctctctccctgCAACCTAGCCagcccttttttctttttctccttcccCGCCGCAGTctccatttctctcttctctctccctgCAACCTACCCCTCCACCGTCGCTGGTTCGTTGCCGCCGCTGGGTCGTTGCCGCCGCTAGGTCGCTGCCGCCGCTGGTTCGCTGCCGCCGCTGGTTCGCTGCCGCCGCTGGTTCGCTGCACCTCCATTTCCTCGCCGCTAGGTCGTTGCCGCTGCTGGGTCGTTGTCGCCGCTGGGTCGTTGCCGTCGTTGGGTCGCTGCCGCCGCTGGGTCACTGCCGCCGCTGGTTCGCTGCAGCCGCTGGTTCACTGCACCTTCATTTCCTCCACCTCCATTTCCTGATtccttgattaaattttatatgtagtTTTTAGGGTTTGTTGAAAAGGGTGGCTGAAATGCAAAGTGGAAGAGGGGCTGAAACCAGATCTGGAAGGATGTCCTCAGAGATGCTGAGAGAAAGCAAATAACAAGTCATGCCGTGAAGGATTGGCTGCAGAAACTCACGGATGAACTTTCAGATGACCCAGATGAACTTTCAGATGTGGATGGTAATGAGGATGATACCACAGAGGGGTTCTTTCAACTGCAGTGGTGCTCGAACGACTTACCACAACTGCAGTGGTGGTCCAAAAAAATGTCccctatggcctcggttcttacgTTACCCGAGGCAGAAAAAGCGCTTTATGGCTCCGGttaacacccgaggccaaaagtcataccttttggcctcaccccaatatgcctcggttctaaaaccgaggcagaataacaaaaacaaccggggccaaaagcccatTCTGCACTGGTGAGGCATTCCGACGCTCAAGTTAGAGAGTGATTGATATGGGGTGTAGTAGGTTAGTGAGAAAAGCGTACCTTTACCTATTCACTAggccttaatttatactaatttcttaatggacCTGTTATTAATATTTGCGGGCCGTTTGTATTTGAGGATCGATTCCTTCCCTTTCCGACTAAGGTTGCACACATCGGTTCTTTCCTTATTGGCTGGAATTGTTCTTATGTTCCTTTAATAAAGATCAGTTCTTTCAATTCTAAGGTTTGTCCGTCTGTACTTTTGTCAAAGATCCACTCCTTCCTTTTTGCGGTTTGGCCATCTATACTTCTcacatatcaactccttccttctGTACTTCTCACATATCAAGTCCTTCCTTTTGTACTTCTCACATATCACCTCCTTCTTTTTTGGGGTTTGATTGCATGTTGCCCTTCTGTACCACATGTTCCGCCTTGGGCCGGGGTGTACTCGGCCAAGAGGGCCGGGAAGTACATGACCACTGCGCTTATTGGGCTGCCAGCGTTGCGCTGGATCCAAGCCCCCGCGGTTGGGCCATCGTGTGGGGACGCTCCTACCTGGGCCGGGATGATCCCGTCCAGTTTCCCCTTATTGGGCCGGGAAGTACCCGGCCATACACTAAcaagaacttttagattatccacattaaattcaaccaaagtacggTCTCAATCAAATCTTATTATGCTTAATcatttctattcttttatctcctcaccaaataaaaaactcaattaatcaaagtaaagtctcgactAATTTTTGTTAGAGTAaatacttttaaccaaagtaaagtctcaattattggtaaagactcttttaatcacatgaaagtttctaaattaaatcaaagtaaagtctcaattaaatttaaaaatccttCAACTCATGTGATTAACAtaacatgcatgtagatttaaacaCTTCGCTGATTAGCTAGtatgtaaaaattattactttttatatgaTTCAAagacaaaagacatagatgaatgaaaaccacaacaataataaaaagaacaaagaaattatttcattctaacctcaaaatctataataaaattacagtggaaccaatccaagaagtttagcactccatgaaataaaaataaaaataaaaataaaaataagagaagaatggagagagagaacgAAATTAGACCCCTTAATAAAGGTTCCTAAACTCTGAAGTTCGAGCTTGTTTTTCCTACTTCCCCTTGGTATCTTTATGTAGGACTTGGGTTGGGTTTTTCTATTACtgaaatctctcaaatatcttttaaaataaagataaagataaatatcatttatctttatagtggtataaatatctaaaaatatttgaagagatatagctaattttaaaaatatttgacaaatatagttggttaataatttatgatataattaaataaattagttacTTAAatatatctgataaattatcactaactaatatttgtattaatttttcaaatcgaCCCTTTGTAATATCCtccaattatcttctaaataattcaatatcttcaagatatatttatttgttgtagagatcaaaaaaatttaagaaaatcttgtcatatttaaaaagatttgatagttattatcttttaatactttatgatataattaaataagataattgtttaaaaaaatcaagtaaaatatttaaagatatattttccctaaattatcttttatcatgaATTATCAAAACCCTTATTATGGAAAAAGATAAtaagttaaaagttaaaatttgaggGGCTTTGGAATTATGCTGGAAATTAGTTAAAAGTTGTTACCTTGAAGATAATATACATACATTTGTTTTGTAT contains:
- the LOC114175060 gene encoding uncharacterized protein LOC114175060; this translates as MRAQIEQNPPHREESCSNEEGGDGTGRDESRAQTTTNQTEARPRAARRHPFVGRIMEAELPTRWKGLTMSQYDGTTDPEEHVDVFTTQAGLYTSDDAILCRVFPTSLKGPALNWFTRLPPNSIDCFDTLATRFDIQFATSKPHHLTSLALVNIRQVKGESLREFMERFGKISLNISNLNPEVAMHHLITALKPGPFVDSLCKKPVNNLDELRTRATKFMQMEELKEFRNTTRPDAQEKRHHDRERTLAPRSDHRFKDSRQPKYSRYMPLVSNRARILEEALNTDLITVPRRAPTPPNTDTTKHCRYHRNYGHTTKECFTLKDKIEELIQAGHLRRFVKREGGGFSSREEREKCYEEQPRRTSGYREREREGTCRRAEPKKDDERDTRERPLRGVIYYISRGFAGGGAITYARKKYVRAIQSVNVVTVCPRRHMPPITFRDDDFQAIDPQHDDPMVISVEIEDFAVRKTLVDLGSLVDILYWGTQRKLKIPEGEIQQYSEPIVGFAGEQVNTKGYVDLFTKFRTGMITQTVKIRYLIVDAHTSYNILLGRPSLNTLGAVVSTYHLAMKFPSASGDIITMHVDQPTARRCYADSLRERPESPPRRAVNNVKRVQGEAK